A window from Piscirickettsia litoralis encodes these proteins:
- a CDS encoding phage tail assembly protein T, with protein MALGKTVNQLSQELTASEFNEWLAYYSIEPFGIEKEDYRNALIVSAVANGPLQRKDKKLFSADDFMPDYEASPEKTEQPVGQMAAILSAISVRK; from the coding sequence TTGGCCCTTGGTAAAACTGTTAATCAACTTTCACAAGAACTCACCGCTTCAGAGTTTAACGAATGGCTGGCTTATTATTCAATTGAACCTTTTGGGATAGAAAAAGAAGATTATAGAAACGCTTTAATTGTGAGCGCGGTGGCAAATGGTCCTTTACAGCGCAAAGATAAAAAGCTGTTTTCTGCGGATGATTTTATGCCTGATTATGAGGCTTCACCTGAAAAAACAGAACAGCCGGTCGGGCAAATGGCGGCGATTTTATCAGCTATTTCAGTGAGAAAATAA
- a CDS encoding phage tail tube protein — protein sequence MSVSIGAHSEFYRDTDNAGNYQKVANITNIGEISSSRDKVDVTEYGSDHKKYQVGLKDHDEIQLDMNLVQDNAALKDLISDYEAGIERQFKIIIPTQPKRQIYEFTALITNHKVTSPMTEAITMSVSLQPTTAIAQSDEV from the coding sequence ATGAGCGTATCTATCGGCGCACACTCAGAGTTTTATCGAGATACTGATAATGCAGGGAATTATCAAAAAGTCGCTAATATCACCAATATCGGCGAGATTTCTTCGTCCAGGGATAAAGTGGATGTTACCGAATATGGTAGTGATCATAAAAAGTATCAGGTCGGTTTGAAAGATCATGATGAAATTCAGCTCGATATGAATTTAGTTCAAGATAACGCTGCCTTGAAAGATTTAATCAGTGATTATGAGGCGGGCATCGAGCGCCAGTTTAAAATTATTATCCCAACCCAGCCCAAGCGACAGATTTACGAATTTACGGCCTTAATCACCAACCATAAAGTGACCTCACCGATGACCGAGGCCATTACCATGAGTGTGAGCCTGCAACCCACAACGGCAATTGCCCAAAGTGACGAGGTTTAA